From Vallitalea longa, one genomic window encodes:
- a CDS encoding LacI family DNA-binding transcriptional regulator: protein MGVTIKDVAKATGVSTATVSRVINNSPLISPKTAEKVKLAMKKMNYYPSSMARGFSNQNTYNIALVVDINNFDAFDNPFFYKIQYGIEKVICNKGYNLIIANEKTTINKGNTLNRIICEKRADGIIFPALLLKKNIIKNMEDLNIPYVVIGEPPKNYDVNWVDINNKMAGYIATEHLIDNEYRNIAFVSSNQNDTFNMKRYRGYKEALKDNGIAFDDRLFTKNITGNIDGYNLIKNYMDRNYIPDSFVFSSNLAAFGAITALKEEGYNIPDDIGVVSFDNFLVAELTKPEMTTVDIDVLELGIQAGSMLIGEINLPSSSKHNTLLSVKLITRGSAERS, encoded by the coding sequence ATGGGAGTGACAATTAAAGATGTTGCAAAAGCTACAGGAGTATCAACAGCTACAGTTTCTAGAGTAATAAATAATAGTCCACTGATATCTCCAAAAACAGCAGAAAAAGTTAAATTGGCTATGAAGAAGATGAATTATTATCCTAGCAGTATGGCTAGAGGATTTTCTAATCAGAATACATATAATATTGCTTTAGTAGTTGATATCAATAATTTTGATGCATTTGATAATCCTTTTTTCTATAAAATTCAGTATGGAATAGAAAAAGTGATATGCAATAAAGGATATAATTTAATTATAGCTAATGAAAAGACTACTATAAATAAAGGTAATACTCTGAACAGAATAATTTGTGAAAAAAGAGCTGATGGTATTATTTTTCCAGCGCTTCTATTGAAAAAGAATATTATCAAGAACATGGAAGATCTGAATATACCATATGTAGTCATTGGAGAGCCACCTAAGAATTATGATGTCAATTGGGTGGATATCAATAATAAGATGGCTGGTTATATCGCTACTGAACATCTGATAGATAATGAATACAGAAATATAGCGTTTGTTTCCAGTAATCAAAATGATACTTTTAATATGAAGAGATATAGAGGCTATAAAGAGGCACTAAAGGATAATGGTATAGCATTTGATGATAGATTATTCACTAAAAACATTACAGGAAATATTGATGGATATAACTTAATTAAGAATTATATGGATAGAAACTATATTCCCGACTCATTTGTTTTCTCCAGCAATTTAGCTGCCTTTGGAGCCATTACAGCTCTAAAAGAAGAAGGATATAATATACCTGATGATATAGGTGTGGTCAGTTTTGATAATTTCTTGGTAGCAGAGTTGACTAAACCAGAGATGACTACAGTAGATATAGACGTATTGGAATTGGGTATTCAAGCGGGATCTATGCTAATCGGTGAAATCAATTTACCATCATCAAGTAAACATAATACTTTATTGTCGGTTAAATTAATAACGAGAGGTTCAGCCGAAAGGAGTTAA
- the dapF gene encoding diaminopimelate epimerase: MKFTKMHGCGNDYVYINGFENSIDDPSGLATKMSDRHFGVGGDGIVLILPTEKADFRMRMFNADGSEAEMCGNAIRCVGKYVYDNEMTQKEKITIETLAGIKTLDLTVENGKVTYAKVDMGEPILKACDIPVVSDKYPVIGERIDVQGKTYEFTCVSMGNPHAITYVDDTDNYPIEEIGKIVEIDDKFPKKVNVEFAQVIDRKTIKMRVWERGTGETLACGTGACATLVASVLNDLVDRKAVIKLIGGDLSIEWDEESNHIFMSGPATTVFEGEWLL, encoded by the coding sequence ATGAAGTTTACTAAGATGCACGGTTGCGGAAATGACTATGTTTATATTAATGGATTCGAAAACTCTATCGACGACCCATCAGGATTAGCCACAAAAATGAGTGATAGACATTTTGGAGTAGGTGGAGACGGTATAGTATTGATTCTGCCAACTGAAAAAGCTGATTTCAGGATGAGGATGTTCAATGCTGACGGGTCAGAAGCAGAAATGTGCGGTAATGCAATAAGATGTGTAGGAAAATATGTATACGATAATGAAATGACCCAAAAAGAAAAAATAACCATAGAAACATTAGCTGGTATCAAGACATTGGATTTGACAGTAGAAAATGGAAAAGTTACATATGCAAAAGTGGACATGGGAGAACCAATTTTAAAAGCATGTGATATTCCAGTGGTTAGTGATAAATACCCTGTAATAGGTGAAAGAATAGATGTTCAAGGAAAAACTTATGAATTTACTTGTGTATCAATGGGTAATCCACATGCTATAACTTATGTTGATGATACTGATAATTATCCAATAGAAGAAATAGGTAAGATAGTAGAGATAGATGATAAGTTCCCCAAGAAAGTCAATGTGGAATTTGCTCAAGTAATAGATAGAAAAACGATAAAGATGAGAGTATGGGAAAGAGGTACTGGCGAAACGCTAGCCTGTGGTACAGGTGCATGTGCTACATTGGTTGCATCAGTACTCAATGACCTTGTGGATAGAAAAGCGGTCATAAAGTTGATTGGTGGAGATTTGTCCATTGAATGGGATGAAGAGAGTAATCACATATTCATGTCAGGTCCAGCAACTACAGTTTTTGAAGGTGAATGGCTACTGTAA
- a CDS encoding alpha amylase N-terminal ig-like domain-containing protein, which translates to MIYEAIIHEQIRDYIYPINSYQLAIRIKAKKGDIKECILHYYNMQKTTISNSSKVRMTCYARDKRFDYYEVLIDTGERTKYIKYFFEINDGINVVYFNYYGISLTVQEEGNFQYLISNEKDFLQIPHWVEESIFYQIFPERYYDGNKENNPDDVVEWGSSPTRENFMGGDLEGIHKKIDYLKTLGVNAIYLNPIFEAPSNHKYDTMDYFKIDKHFGDIDDLRKLVLVLHENNIKLILDGVFNHCGYYTRQFQDVIKNGEKSKYKDWFYIDQLPVDTDEINYECVGYYKWMPKLNFNNEEVRDYVKKIGRYWIEEANIDGWRLDVADEIDTTFWSEFRREVRSVNPECFILGETWIENKSMLRGDQMDSVMNYLFFYAVTEYFAKNTIDTFEFDSRINQFLGAYSNRVHHSLFNLIGSHDTTRFLTSCNKDMDKLKLAAAFQLLFIGVPCIYYGDEIGMEGSNDPGCRGAMNWSFTERQQNLLEYYKRLIHIRKKYRALVEGKFKSIYCSNENLVYAFVREITRERVYVILNNEDKINEITIPLLEKYDENRVIVDIITDDEFQISTLQNEKYYNCDIYPYESSVKINIESYGVRILIVN; encoded by the coding sequence ATGATATATGAAGCGATTATTCATGAACAAATAAGGGATTATATATACCCCATCAACTCTTATCAATTAGCAATCAGGATAAAAGCTAAAAAAGGTGATATCAAAGAATGCATATTGCATTATTATAATATGCAGAAAACTACTATTTCCAATAGTTCAAAAGTCAGAATGACATGTTATGCTAGAGATAAGAGATTCGATTATTATGAAGTTTTGATTGATACAGGAGAAAGAACCAAATACATAAAATATTTTTTTGAGATTAATGATGGAATTAATGTAGTGTATTTTAATTATTATGGTATTTCATTAACTGTACAGGAGGAAGGAAATTTCCAATATCTTATCAGTAATGAAAAAGATTTTCTGCAAATACCACATTGGGTTGAAGAATCTATTTTCTACCAGATATTTCCGGAAAGATATTATGATGGAAATAAGGAGAATAATCCCGATGATGTTGTAGAATGGGGGAGTTCACCTACCAGAGAAAATTTCATGGGAGGTGATTTAGAAGGAATACATAAAAAAATAGATTATCTGAAAACATTGGGAGTTAATGCTATATATCTTAATCCAATATTCGAGGCACCTTCTAATCACAAATACGATACAATGGATTATTTTAAGATAGATAAGCATTTTGGAGATATAGATGACCTAAGGAAACTTGTACTAGTACTTCATGAAAATAATATCAAATTGATATTAGATGGAGTGTTCAATCACTGTGGATACTATACTAGGCAATTTCAGGATGTCATAAAAAATGGAGAAAAATCTAAATACAAAGATTGGTTCTATATTGACCAGCTTCCAGTAGATACCGATGAAATCAATTATGAGTGTGTAGGTTATTATAAATGGATGCCTAAGCTTAATTTCAATAATGAAGAAGTTAGAGATTATGTAAAGAAAATAGGCAGGTATTGGATTGAGGAAGCTAATATTGATGGTTGGCGTTTGGATGTTGCAGATGAAATAGACACCACTTTCTGGAGTGAATTCAGAAGGGAAGTAAGGTCTGTCAATCCAGAGTGCTTTATATTGGGAGAGACTTGGATTGAAAACAAAAGTATGTTAAGAGGAGATCAGATGGATTCTGTCATGAATTATTTGTTCTTCTATGCAGTCACAGAATATTTCGCAAAAAACACTATAGATACATTTGAATTTGATTCTAGAATCAATCAATTCCTAGGAGCTTATTCCAATAGAGTACATCACTCCTTATTTAATCTAATAGGGAGTCATGATACAACAAGATTCCTAACCTCATGTAACAAAGATATGGATAAGTTAAAATTAGCAGCCGCTTTTCAATTATTATTTATCGGCGTTCCATGTATATATTATGGTGACGAAATCGGTATGGAAGGTTCAAATGATCCAGGTTGTAGAGGGGCTATGAATTGGAGTTTTACTGAAAGACAACAGAACCTATTAGAATATTATAAAAGACTCATACATATAAGAAAAAAATATAGAGCTTTAGTAGAAGGTAAATTCAAATCCATTTATTGTAGTAATGAAAATTTAGTTTATGCTTTTGTAAGAGAGATAACTAGGGAAAGAGTATATGTAATACTTAATAATGAAGATAAGATTAATGAAATTACAATACCTTTATTAGAAAAGTATGATGAAAACAGGGTTATTGTAGATATAATCACAGATGATGAATTTCAAATTTCTACATTACAGAATGAGAAATATTATAATTGTGATATATATCCTTATGAAAGTAGCGTAAAAATTAATATTGAATCATATGGAGTGAGAATTTTAATTGTTAACTAA
- a CDS encoding LL-diaminopimelate aminotransferase → METYIQELIADRIGGNKFGKSTVIYKFEKIKRAKAAAISEHPDMEIIDMGVGEPDAMADEGVVRTLAEEAAKWENRNYADNGVPEFKEAAARYLEEVYDVKGIDGATEINHAIGSKPALAMMAQAFINPGDITLMTVPGYPIMGTMTKWLGGEVYNLSLLEENDFLPDLDSIPEDVLKKAKLLYLNYPNNPTGAVAPREFFEKVIGFAKENDLVVVQDAAYAALTFDGNRPFSFLSLDGAKDVGVEIHSLSKAYNMTGWRMAFVAGNEKVVSAFAAVKDNNDSGQFKGIQKAGIYALEHPEITEKTAAKYSRRHDMLVDVLNKLGFTARKPKGSFYLYVKIPKGVKGGETFTTAEDFSQFLIRKKLISTVPWDDAGAFVRFSVTFLADTEEEEKKVIDEIYNRLSDVEFAF, encoded by the coding sequence ATGGAGACGTATATTCAAGAATTGATTGCTGACAGAATCGGAGGTAATAAATTCGGTAAGAGCACAGTAATCTATAAATTCGAAAAAATAAAAAGAGCCAAGGCGGCTGCAATAAGTGAGCATCCAGATATGGAAATTATCGATATGGGTGTTGGTGAACCAGATGCTATGGCTGATGAAGGTGTTGTAAGGACTCTAGCAGAAGAAGCGGCTAAATGGGAAAACAGAAATTATGCTGATAATGGTGTACCTGAGTTCAAAGAAGCAGCTGCGAGATATTTGGAAGAAGTCTATGATGTAAAAGGAATTGACGGTGCAACAGAAATCAATCATGCTATAGGTTCAAAACCTGCTCTTGCCATGATGGCTCAGGCTTTCATTAACCCTGGTGATATTACATTGATGACTGTACCTGGATACCCAATAATGGGTACTATGACTAAATGGTTAGGTGGAGAGGTATATAATCTAAGTCTACTGGAAGAAAATGATTTCTTGCCTGATTTGGATTCAATACCTGAAGATGTTTTGAAGAAAGCTAAATTATTGTATCTGAATTATCCCAATAATCCTACAGGAGCAGTAGCACCAAGAGAATTTTTTGAGAAGGTCATTGGATTCGCTAAAGAAAATGATCTAGTTGTTGTACAAGATGCGGCGTATGCAGCATTGACTTTTGATGGTAACAGACCGTTCAGTTTCTTGAGTCTTGATGGAGCTAAAGATGTAGGAGTAGAGATTCATTCATTATCAAAAGCTTATAACATGACCGGTTGGAGAATGGCTTTTGTAGCAGGTAATGAAAAAGTAGTTAGTGCATTTGCCGCAGTAAAAGATAATAATGATTCAGGACAATTCAAAGGGATTCAAAAAGCAGGTATATATGCATTAGAACATCCAGAAATTACAGAAAAGACTGCTGCGAAATATTCCAGAAGACATGATATGTTAGTTGATGTTTTAAATAAATTAGGATTTACTGCTAGAAAACCAAAAGGTTCTTTTTACTTATATGTTAAAATTCCAAAAGGAGTTAAAGGTGGAGAGACTTTTACTACAGCAGAAGATTTTTCACAGTTTCTCATAAGAAAGAAATTGATATCCACTGTTCCATGGGATGATGCTGGGGCGTTTGTAAGATTCTCAGTTACGTTTTTGGCAGATACAGAGGAAGAAGAGAAGAAAGTTATAGATGAAATATATAATCGCTTATCTGATGTAGAATTTGCTTTTTAA
- a CDS encoding carbohydrate ABC transporter permease: MRKRVQTCLLLFPGLIIFGLFTIYPIIKLFVMSFFDWKIGLNQTSQFIGFGNYVRVIEDTVFHTAVGNTLMYAVITVPCQIIIGLAFAALINCITKFKVTFRVFYYLPVITSWVIVSLVFKYIFNNEGLLNYLITEILHLTNNNIGWLDRPNTGLLVAQLLGIWKGIGWNVVVFLAALQCVPKQLYEAGDIDGCGNFKKFFYITIPHIKNTILFAVVMLSIGAFNVFTSIQLMTGGKPAHKTEVILTWMYYKAFEARDFGYSAALSFITALLISIITIIQFRVFKND; this comes from the coding sequence ATGCGTAAAAGAGTTCAAACCTGTTTATTATTGTTTCCTGGATTGATTATTTTTGGATTATTTACCATTTATCCCATTATCAAATTATTTGTCATGAGTTTTTTTGACTGGAAGATAGGACTTAATCAGACGTCGCAGTTTATTGGATTTGGTAACTATGTGAGAGTGATTGAAGATACGGTATTTCATACTGCTGTAGGTAATACTCTAATGTATGCAGTCATTACTGTTCCTTGTCAGATCATCATAGGTCTTGCCTTTGCGGCATTAATTAATTGTATAACCAAGTTCAAAGTAACTTTTAGGGTATTCTACTATCTACCTGTCATAACATCATGGGTTATAGTTTCATTAGTATTTAAGTACATATTTAACAATGAAGGTTTATTGAATTACCTTATAACTGAGATTTTGCATTTGACTAATAATAATATAGGTTGGCTGGATAGACCTAACACAGGATTGTTAGTTGCCCAATTACTTGGTATATGGAAAGGGATAGGATGGAATGTTGTAGTATTTTTAGCTGCTCTGCAGTGTGTGCCAAAGCAATTGTATGAGGCTGGAGATATAGATGGGTGTGGTAATTTCAAGAAATTCTTCTATATCACCATTCCTCATATTAAGAATACTATATTGTTTGCAGTGGTAATGTTAAGTATAGGTGCATTTAATGTATTCACCTCAATTCAATTAATGACCGGTGGTAAACCAGCTCATAAGACGGAGGTAATATTGACTTGGATGTATTATAAAGCTTTTGAAGCTAGAGACTTTGGATACTCTGCAGCTCTATCATTCATAACGGCTTTGTTGATATCAATAATAACAATTATCCAGTTCAGGGTATTTAAGAATGATTGA
- a CDS encoding carbohydrate ABC transporter permease encodes MTLPTIYMISTSLKPNGALYEYPPRLFPSKATIENYIYVIKEVDFYKNFINSVIVSVSTIAIVALVSSSLAYCISRLNFPGRKFIYVMILSTMIVPGMTLIIPQFELAVFFNMTNKLSGLVPIYVSWVVPFSTFMIKGFIDDVPKEFDEAVFIDGGNILTIYRHIMLPLASPAIATVSIFNFLTVWEEYPWALTVLNDKDVRTLPIAISGFFGQHNFTQWGYVFAMSVISLLPVILIFIFCQKFFVKGLSGGAVKG; translated from the coding sequence ATGACATTACCAACAATATACATGATAAGTACTTCTCTAAAACCTAATGGTGCATTATATGAATACCCTCCTAGGTTGTTTCCCAGTAAAGCAACAATCGAGAATTATATTTATGTAATAAAAGAAGTTGATTTCTATAAGAATTTTATTAACAGTGTTATTGTTTCAGTGTCCACTATTGCTATAGTGGCCCTGGTTTCATCCAGTTTAGCTTATTGTATTTCAAGGTTGAATTTTCCAGGTAGAAAATTCATCTATGTAATGATATTAAGTACCATGATTGTACCGGGGATGACACTGATTATTCCTCAATTCGAGTTAGCGGTTTTTTTTAATATGACTAATAAACTAAGTGGTTTAGTTCCCATATACGTATCTTGGGTTGTGCCATTTTCAACGTTTATGATAAAAGGATTTATTGACGATGTACCAAAAGAATTTGATGAAGCTGTTTTTATTGATGGAGGTAATATATTAACAATATATAGGCATATTATGTTACCCCTTGCAAGTCCAGCTATCGCAACTGTCAGCATATTCAATTTCCTGACTGTATGGGAAGAATATCCATGGGCATTGACAGTTCTGAATGATAAAGACGTGAGAACTTTGCCTATAGCTATTTCTGGATTTTTCGGACAACATAATTTCACTCAATGGGGATATGTTTTTGCAATGTCAGTCATATCTCTTCTACCTGTTATCTTGATATTCATATTCTGTCAGAAATTCTTTGTTAAAGGATTGTCAGGAGGGGCTGTTAAAGGTTGA
- a CDS encoding peroxiredoxin, whose translation MERLVGNKAPHFDMATALGDGTNFGKKNLDDYKGKWLVLFFYPLDFTFVCPTEITGYSKKIKQFQDIGAEMLAVSTDSQYSHQAWINGALGKINFPIASDITKSVAKKYGVLIEEEGIALRGLFIVDPEGIIRYSVIHDLNVGRSVDETLRVLQALQAGGLCPIDWSPGEDML comes from the coding sequence ATGGAAAGGTTAGTAGGTAATAAAGCACCCCATTTTGATATGGCAACAGCTCTTGGAGACGGAACTAATTTTGGCAAAAAGAATTTGGATGATTATAAGGGTAAATGGTTAGTCCTGTTTTTCTATCCTTTGGATTTCACATTTGTGTGTCCCACTGAAATAACAGGTTATAGCAAGAAAATCAAGCAGTTCCAAGATATTGGCGCAGAAATGCTTGCTGTAAGTACAGACAGTCAATATTCTCATCAAGCATGGATAAATGGAGCTCTTGGCAAAATCAATTTCCCAATAGCATCAGATATAACTAAATCTGTTGCAAAGAAATACGGTGTATTAATAGAAGAAGAAGGTATCGCATTAAGAGGTTTATTCATTGTAGATCCAGAAGGCATCATAAGATATAGTGTCATACATGATCTCAATGTAGGACGTTCTGTAGATGAAACATTACGTGTTCTACAAGCTTTGCAAGCTGGAGGTTTATGTCCCATTGATTGGTCGCCAGGAGAAGATATGTTATAA
- a CDS encoding extracellular solute-binding protein, which translates to MKMKKTISIFLMFILIISIATGCKSDKATSSNGSDESVTITFWHHYNSQSAENKVLNEVIIPEFHKKHPNINVETVSHEWAELHKKILVSTSSNQLPDVARVDIAWVPEFQKLNILKKLDSEMKDFKEISSNIIDGPMNTAKINNNHYGLGLNTNTKILFYNKSMLDKENIKVPTTMDDFFEAARKMSKKDGKQIWGYGEPALSGWNICPFIWSNGGDITDKEYKTATGYINSKKTIDIIQKLVDLYKDSGMIGFNSGDIPLTDGYGQGRYGMIIEGPWKFAELEGSYPDFEPMTAQMPAGEGGSVQVLGGEDIVMFSDSKKEASWEFMKFMTDKFAQIEMAKVGQIPVNKEAIDSEEVKSIENFAPFLEAIKTAKPRPPVSTWPEIDNEITSSITMAMLDDKPVEEIMNELAVKIDELLETANK; encoded by the coding sequence ATGAAAATGAAAAAAACAATAAGTATTTTTTTGATGTTTATATTAATTATTTCTATAGCTACAGGGTGTAAAAGTGATAAAGCAACGAGTAGTAATGGCTCGGATGAAAGTGTGACTATAACTTTTTGGCATCATTATAATTCACAATCAGCCGAAAATAAAGTATTAAATGAAGTCATTATACCTGAGTTCCATAAAAAACACCCTAATATAAATGTAGAAACAGTCTCTCATGAATGGGCAGAATTGCATAAGAAGATATTAGTAAGTACCAGTTCTAATCAATTACCAGATGTGGCTAGAGTTGATATCGCTTGGGTTCCAGAATTTCAGAAATTGAATATATTGAAAAAATTAGATTCAGAAATGAAAGACTTCAAAGAGATTTCAAGCAATATAATAGATGGACCTATGAATACTGCTAAGATAAACAATAATCATTATGGATTAGGATTAAATACGAATACAAAAATTCTATTTTATAACAAATCCATGTTAGATAAAGAAAATATAAAAGTTCCAACTACAATGGATGATTTTTTTGAAGCAGCCAGAAAGATGAGTAAAAAAGATGGTAAACAGATATGGGGATATGGTGAACCAGCATTGTCTGGTTGGAATATCTGTCCTTTCATCTGGAGTAATGGTGGGGATATTACTGATAAAGAGTACAAAACAGCAACAGGATACATAAATAGCAAGAAAACAATTGATATCATCCAAAAACTTGTAGATCTATACAAAGACAGTGGAATGATAGGATTCAATAGTGGGGACATCCCTCTAACAGATGGTTACGGTCAAGGAAGATACGGTATGATTATTGAAGGACCTTGGAAATTCGCAGAATTAGAAGGTTCTTACCCTGACTTTGAACCTATGACTGCTCAGATGCCAGCTGGAGAAGGCGGTTCTGTTCAGGTGTTGGGTGGAGAGGATATAGTTATGTTTTCTGATTCCAAGAAAGAGGCAAGTTGGGAATTCATGAAATTCATGACAGATAAATTTGCTCAGATAGAGATGGCAAAAGTAGGTCAGATTCCAGTCAATAAAGAAGCTATTGATTCAGAAGAAGTTAAAAGTATAGAGAACTTCGCACCATTTCTTGAAGCAATAAAAACTGCAAAACCAAGACCTCCAGTATCCACATGGCCTGAAATAGATAATGAAATTACAAGTAGTATTACAATGGCAATGTTGGATGATAAACCTGTTGAAGAGATTATGAATGAATTAGCTGTCAAGATAGACGAATTGTTGGAGACAGCAAATAAGTAG
- a CDS encoding alpha-amylase family glycosyl hydrolase — protein sequence MQKRKKIFTIIVCLTLIITTLFTGSISIKASSTSSNLDSNDIVYMILTDRFYDGDSSINGTVGNEYRPGELKYTQGGDFQGIIDKMSYIKNLGVTAIWISPPQKNELLSRDGQESGYHGYFTNDYNTTDPHFGSKDKLKELVDTAHDNGIKVILDAVPNHTADYLAGTSTSYYPSTYCPASPFNNPNWYHHNGDITDYNNYHELVNHDMGGLDDIDQSNVDAKNAVLSAYKMWIDDIGFDGIRVDAASSLPKPFITEFEDYVGVPTFGEIFNGSVDFVSDFQNYQWGVLDFPVFFVAREVFAHDEGFQSLKNIFDQDYKYQNVNNLVTFLDNHDRDRFLCLADDSYKKLRLGMTFLFTIRGIPDVYYGTEQAHFGSGVRTEYTGIANKENREVMSSFDETNINYQHIKRLAEIRKEYEPLRNGTQREMWCDTFVYSYSRRNDDNGDEVITVLNNGFEISTRAIPLRAESSITVGTELTNLLDTSQKVTVTSGGVTGKQIDVSVDGKEAMILVKGNPSSYTPPVPVTTKIRVHYDVGYGNYMFVRGENYPLRWNQGRIMRNISSDVWEFEMERIEPGETVEFKALINDNSWSTGNNYTVTGGQTIDIYPNF from the coding sequence ATGCAAAAAAGGAAGAAAATCTTTACTATCATCGTTTGTTTGACACTTATTATAACAACATTGTTTACTGGGAGCATAAGCATAAAAGCTTCTTCAACTTCTTCTAATCTTGACAGTAATGACATTGTCTACATGATATTGACTGACAGATTTTATGATGGAGATTCATCTATTAATGGTACAGTCGGGAATGAATATCGACCTGGTGAATTAAAGTATACACAAGGTGGTGATTTTCAAGGTATTATAGACAAAATGTCGTACATAAAAAATCTGGGAGTCACAGCAATATGGATATCTCCACCTCAGAAAAATGAACTTCTAAGTAGGGATGGTCAAGAATCAGGATATCATGGATATTTTACTAATGACTACAATACGACCGATCCACATTTCGGTAGCAAGGACAAATTGAAAGAGCTAGTAGATACAGCTCATGATAATGGAATAAAAGTCATTCTTGATGCAGTACCAAATCATACTGCTGATTATTTAGCTGGAACTTCTACATCATATTATCCTTCAACATATTGTCCTGCATCCCCATTCAATAATCCTAATTGGTATCATCATAATGGAGATATCACGGATTACAATAATTATCATGAGTTAGTCAATCATGATATGGGTGGGTTAGATGATATAGACCAATCAAATGTTGATGCGAAGAATGCTGTATTATCAGCATACAAGATGTGGATTGATGACATTGGATTTGATGGCATAAGAGTGGATGCGGCAAGTTCACTTCCAAAACCTTTTATTACTGAGTTCGAAGATTATGTTGGTGTTCCAACTTTTGGTGAAATCTTCAATGGTAGTGTAGATTTTGTTAGTGATTTTCAGAATTATCAATGGGGGGTTCTGGATTTTCCTGTATTTTTCGTAGCAAGAGAAGTTTTTGCTCACGATGAAGGATTCCAGTCATTGAAAAACATATTTGACCAAGATTATAAATATCAGAATGTCAATAATCTAGTAACTTTTCTTGATAATCATGACAGAGACAGGTTCTTATGCTTAGCAGACGATAGTTACAAAAAATTAAGACTAGGTATGACATTTTTATTCACCATAAGAGGTATTCCAGATGTTTATTATGGAACAGAGCAAGCACACTTCGGTAGTGGAGTACGTACAGAATATACTGGTATAGCGAATAAAGAAAATCGTGAAGTAATGAGTTCTTTTGACGAGACCAATATCAACTATCAACATATAAAAAGATTAGCTGAAATAAGAAAAGAATACGAACCTCTAAGAAACGGAACTCAAAGGGAAATGTGGTGTGATACTTTCGTATATTCTTATTCTAGAAGGAACGATGACAACGGTGATGAAGTAATAACAGTCCTTAATAATGGATTCGAGATCTCTACAAGAGCTATTCCATTAAGAGCGGAGAGTTCAATAACTGTTGGTACAGAACTAACTAATCTCTTGGATACATCTCAAAAAGTAACTGTTACTTCAGGTGGGGTAACTGGCAAACAAATAGATGTTAGCGTAGATGGAAAAGAAGCAATGATATTAGTTAAAGGTAATCCATCAAGTTATACACCTCCTGTTCCAGTCACAACTAAAATAAGAGTCCATTATGATGTTGGTTATGGTAACTATATGTTCGTAAGAGGTGAAAATTATCCACTTAGATGGAATCAAGGAAGAATAATGAGAAATATCTCTTCAGATGTATGGGAATTTGAAATGGAACGTATTGAACCAGGAGAGACAGTTGAATTTAAAGCACTTATTAATGATAATTCCTGGTCGACAGGCAACAATTATACAGTTACTGGTGGGCAAACAATAGATATCTATCCTAATTTTTAA